One stretch of Streptomyces peucetius DNA includes these proteins:
- a CDS encoding AfsR/SARP family transcriptional regulator, whose amino-acid sequence MWDEPPTSATANIRSHLTGLRRDLDEAEPGLSGRLKTYRGVQSGYGLQILPDEFDVPKFTLGARKGRTLLLRGDVEPAIAELEQAVALWRGTFGQDLPSTRWFDAHVTGLNNARFDAYQDLFTACVLAGRTGALSYRIESVLAEAPYRQRLWELLAAVHCIDGDAAGALCVIKRCQAMFADDLGLDLPPHVDAMRDAALRWDRDQAMRLVAGHLLSAGSGGRQGITVPLQGRS is encoded by the coding sequence TTGTGGGACGAGCCACCGACCTCCGCCACGGCAAATATCCGCAGCCATCTCACGGGCCTGCGACGTGACCTCGACGAAGCCGAACCGGGCCTGAGCGGAAGGCTGAAGACCTACCGCGGCGTCCAGAGCGGCTACGGTCTCCAGATTCTCCCCGACGAATTCGACGTACCGAAATTCACCCTGGGAGCACGAAAGGGCCGGACCCTTCTCCTGCGGGGCGACGTCGAACCCGCCATCGCCGAACTCGAACAGGCCGTGGCCCTGTGGCGGGGCACGTTCGGGCAGGACCTGCCCTCGACACGATGGTTCGACGCCCATGTCACCGGCCTGAACAACGCCCGGTTCGACGCGTACCAGGACCTTTTCACCGCCTGCGTCCTCGCCGGCCGCACCGGGGCGCTCTCCTACCGGATCGAGAGCGTTCTCGCCGAGGCGCCCTACCGGCAGCGCCTGTGGGAACTCCTGGCCGCGGTCCACTGCATCGACGGCGACGCCGCCGGCGCCCTGTGCGTGATCAAGCGCTGCCAGGCGATGTTCGCCGACGACCTGGGCCTCGACCTGCCGCCCCATGTCGACGCCATGCGGGACGCCGCTCTCAGATGGGACCGCGACCAGGCCATGCGCCTCGTCGCGGGGCACCTGCTGTCGGCCGGCAGCGGTGGCCGACAGGGCATCACGGTCCCTCTGCAGGGACGTTCCTAG
- a CDS encoding ATP-binding cassette domain-containing protein → MIEVQQLTKRYGSTLALDGLSFRVEPGRVTGFLGPNGAGKSTTMRALLGLDRPTSGRALIGGRRYDELSRPLCTVGALLEARAMHGGRTVHGHLLGLARSNRIPDERVGEVLETVGLADVAHKRAKGLSLGMAQRAGVAAALLGDAQVLLLDEPVNGLDPEGILWIRGLMRHLAGEGRTVFVSSHLMSEMALTADHLIVIGRGRLLADTSVEDFVARNSRSYILIRTPEPERMRDVLAAGGIRADDGPEGVIEAVGTTLETVGSLIAANQVTVYEISPQVASLEEAFMGLTADAVDYRAKQEVR, encoded by the coding sequence GTGATCGAGGTACAGCAACTGACCAAACGCTACGGCTCGACCCTCGCGCTCGACGGCCTCTCCTTCCGCGTCGAGCCGGGCCGGGTCACCGGCTTCCTCGGCCCCAACGGAGCCGGGAAGTCCACCACGATGCGCGCCCTGCTCGGTCTGGACCGGCCCACCTCCGGCCGGGCCCTCATCGGGGGCAGACGCTACGACGAACTGTCCCGCCCCCTGTGCACGGTCGGTGCGCTCCTGGAAGCCCGGGCGATGCACGGCGGGCGTACGGTCCACGGGCATCTGCTGGGACTGGCCCGCAGCAACCGCATTCCCGACGAGCGGGTCGGCGAGGTCCTCGAGACCGTCGGACTGGCCGACGTGGCACACAAGCGGGCCAAGGGTCTCTCGCTCGGGATGGCGCAGCGCGCCGGCGTCGCCGCCGCGCTGCTGGGCGACGCGCAGGTGCTGCTGCTCGACGAGCCGGTCAACGGCCTCGACCCCGAAGGGATCCTGTGGATCCGCGGCCTGATGAGGCATCTGGCGGGCGAGGGCCGCACGGTCTTCGTCTCCAGCCATCTGATGAGCGAGATGGCGCTGACCGCCGATCACCTCATCGTGATCGGGCGCGGGCGGCTGCTCGCGGACACGTCCGTGGAGGACTTCGTGGCCCGCAACTCCCGCTCGTACATCCTGATCCGCACCCCTGAACCGGAGCGGATGCGCGATGTGCTGGCCGCCGGGGGCATCCGGGCGGACGACGGGCCCGAGGGAGTGATCGAGGCCGTCGGCACGACCCTGGAGACGGTCGGCTCCCTGATCGCCGCCAACCAGGTGACGGTGTACGAGATCAGTCCCCAAGTTGCTTCTCTGGAGGAGGCGTTCATGGGGCTGACGGCCGACGCGGTGGACTACCGGGCGAAGCAGGAGGTGCGGTGA
- a CDS encoding peptidase domain-containing ABC transporter: MARRLPTVTQVTQTECGLCSCVSLLRYYGRAEDISTARDAMDAGRDGLSASQLAQFLTSRGMDVKPYRIRDVTALEKFTCPVILYWEDYHFLVLERFDGRTAVVMDPAVGRRRISRAELEAGFSNIALVAEPGPTFEKTRSKPLAEWRSIPLFAEGSRQRIALVALLSLSGYAAVLGIPMLTEWAVDRSAGWRGLDDLSLAIAMIVAVAAGYLAIHLVRVMALSSLVALLGRHLMTHTFTRLLALPYRFFTTRQPGELLFRLNSVNSIRDLLSSRVAQGILDVGTLVCVTVYLFVTEWRLGTVAAGLFLLNAAYLMRTRVRVLEAVDAEIAHLSKSQSTQLDAIVSIPTIKMGGYADEFIDGWTTTYAKSLEAMQTRMRLQQGRIGGVTTTTQMFGPIVLLLTSLYFVSHGVISLGAAIAVQAVSATYFALATSVFQTYTEFNEASRYMARLNDIANASPESLGGSRKELPSTSIRLQDVSFRYTKHSELVVRDVSLDIPAGSKVALVGPSGSGKSTLGRIICGLYEPTAGSVRFGGVDMNEYDRNALRRTIGYIPQEVHLHNRTILENLTLGQDISLEQVREYCDSVGILDFLDDLPMGLKTLVSEMGANFSGGQRQRLAIVRALLQRPRILVMDEATASLDTVNERRVNQIIRDIGATQVIIAHRLATIRSADHIYVFADGRVVEQGTHEELLDGGSVYTDLYADKTMDLLVGGEHA, translated from the coding sequence ATGGCGCGCCGTCTGCCGACCGTCACCCAGGTCACCCAGACCGAGTGCGGCCTCTGCTCCTGTGTGTCGCTGCTGCGCTACTACGGACGCGCGGAGGACATCTCCACCGCCCGGGACGCCATGGACGCGGGGCGCGACGGACTGTCCGCGAGCCAGCTCGCCCAGTTCCTGACCTCCCGCGGCATGGACGTGAAGCCGTACCGCATCAGGGACGTCACCGCGCTGGAGAAGTTCACCTGTCCCGTGATCCTCTACTGGGAGGACTACCACTTCCTCGTACTGGAGCGGTTCGACGGGCGGACCGCGGTCGTCATGGACCCGGCCGTGGGCCGCCGCCGTATCAGCCGCGCCGAACTGGAGGCCGGCTTCAGCAACATCGCGCTGGTCGCCGAGCCGGGTCCGACGTTCGAGAAGACCCGCTCGAAGCCGCTGGCCGAGTGGCGCAGCATCCCGTTGTTCGCGGAAGGGTCCCGGCAGCGGATCGCGCTGGTGGCGCTGCTGTCCCTCAGCGGGTACGCGGCCGTGCTGGGCATCCCGATGCTCACCGAGTGGGCCGTCGACCGGTCCGCCGGCTGGCGTGGCCTGGACGACCTGTCCCTGGCCATCGCGATGATCGTGGCGGTGGCCGCCGGGTACCTCGCGATCCACCTCGTCAGGGTCATGGCCCTGTCGTCGCTGGTCGCCCTGCTCGGCCGGCACCTGATGACCCATACGTTCACCAGGCTGCTGGCCCTGCCGTACCGGTTCTTCACCACACGACAACCCGGTGAGCTTCTGTTCCGCCTCAACAGCGTGAACTCGATCCGTGACCTGCTGTCCTCACGCGTCGCCCAGGGCATCCTGGACGTCGGCACCCTCGTGTGCGTCACCGTGTACCTGTTCGTCACCGAGTGGCGGCTGGGCACCGTGGCAGCCGGCCTGTTCCTGCTGAACGCCGCGTACCTGATGAGGACCCGCGTACGGGTCCTGGAAGCCGTCGACGCCGAGATCGCCCATCTGTCCAAGAGCCAGTCCACCCAGCTCGACGCCATCGTGTCGATCCCCACCATCAAAATGGGCGGTTACGCGGACGAGTTCATCGACGGCTGGACGACGACCTACGCCAAGTCGCTCGAAGCGATGCAGACGCGGATGCGGCTCCAGCAGGGGCGCATCGGCGGCGTGACGACGACGACGCAGATGTTCGGCCCGATCGTCCTGCTGCTGACCAGCCTGTACTTCGTGAGCCACGGCGTGATCTCCCTCGGCGCGGCGATCGCCGTCCAGGCCGTGTCCGCGACGTACTTCGCGCTGGCGACGTCGGTGTTCCAGACCTACACCGAGTTCAACGAGGCCTCCCGGTACATGGCCCGCCTCAACGACATCGCGAACGCGTCCCCAGAGTCGCTCGGCGGCAGCCGTAAGGAGCTCCCGTCTACGTCGATCCGTCTGCAGGACGTCAGCTTCCGGTACACGAAGCACAGCGAACTCGTCGTGCGGGACGTGTCGCTGGACATCCCCGCCGGATCGAAGGTTGCGCTCGTCGGCCCGTCCGGCTCGGGCAAGAGCACCCTGGGGCGGATCATCTGCGGACTCTACGAACCCACCGCCGGCAGTGTGCGGTTCGGCGGCGTCGACATGAACGAGTACGACAGGAACGCGCTGCGCCGCACCATCGGCTACATCCCGCAGGAAGTCCATCTGCACAACCGCACCATCCTGGAGAACCTGACGCTCGGCCAGGACATCTCGCTGGAGCAGGTGCGCGAGTACTGCGACAGCGTCGGCATCCTCGACTTCCTCGACGACCTTCCCATGGGTCTCAAGACCCTGGTGTCGGAGATGGGCGCGAACTTCTCCGGCGGTCAGCGCCAGCGTCTCGCGATCGTCCGGGCTCTGCTGCAGCGCCCCAGGATCCTGGTGATGGACGAGGCGACCGCGTCCCTCGACACCGTCAACGAGCGCCGCGTCAACCAGATCATCCGGGACATCGGCGCCACGCAGGTGATCATCGCCCACCGGCTGGCGACGATCCGGTCGGCGGACCACATCTACGTGTTCGCAGACGGGCGCGTCGTCGAACAGGGAACGCACGAGGAGCTGCTCGACGGCGGCTCCGTCTACACCGACCTCTACGCGGACAAGACCATGGACCTTCTCGTCGGAGGCGAGCACGCATGA
- the lanM gene encoding type 2 lanthipeptide synthetase LanM has translation MTEPGVSIKAFLPFYVHLVPLATVAARLRGPVAEASAPEHTESLLHQVWEELATTVESHSFRTLIGEFHAFRERHGLPMTSDGDQALQRFRGHLEDPKNSRRVLDAYPVLQERLETVLRNSLDAYADLFTAYAQDRTALHRAGLLPTDDDPVVSLFATGADLHNDNRQVVGVRLGGGIKVVFKPRALVSDRFVSDLYTAAEGHLRYSLQECVPASVTVGSHGWQQFVTPRPMTAPDQPARYFYRIGALCALFGSIGASDLHEENLLAGGEHPCVIDTETMIRPNPGVRNDSLPHVLINQLKLSVASTMLVPMANPNSPIDLIMAGVGIDRDQTSKMRRPVVRDGESDGICVQWENVTYRHKNNVPRLGDTALSPIDHFQEILAGYTDALGAVRGDAVSKVLDSYPDMPVRCLIRSTMVYTRFLDAATHPDYLGRATEAERIFRLLGHYPDYLSPEAAAYVGAEERASLNTGNVPYFIARAGSTELGTPRSGFPAVHTASPLDFARSGLALNARRSDLFHHFLMEECFGEVAGDRPGGLSTSSVFARTLDEARPREWWAGIARTIASLGVSYDGPDGPETGWVCGIGPDRSAPTLTPGNFISFHDVGGIVTFLENAARHDPGVRGAHLGADRGFDTLLEAYGDVLLQVPEGVFTGAASLVLTRPDRVDRTWLGRVLDKIDEGAAAGTLETDLANGPAGLLMVLLSRLEAGESPLVGQERLTRLHDLVLGHTGVSRSAHWYDVAHGDLGMRWAAARIGRVLGDAGPANAAADWLAGRLAEDDEPPVTGWCNGAAGLLLTTAEILVSAGRQDLLTGRRLADLTDRATRLPADRPVDLSVCHGSSGVIQSLIAAGRILGEESLLERAADHQERVMTAIRKNGFHTGSVGRTSLLGYMFGWAGIGDTDIMLHAAATGHGAFPVPVALTGPVSD, from the coding sequence ATGACCGAACCCGGCGTATCCATCAAGGCGTTCCTCCCCTTCTATGTCCATCTGGTCCCGCTCGCCACGGTCGCCGCGCGACTGCGCGGCCCGGTCGCCGAAGCGTCGGCGCCGGAGCACACCGAGTCGCTGCTCCACCAGGTGTGGGAGGAACTCGCCACCACGGTCGAGAGCCACTCCTTCCGGACGCTGATCGGTGAGTTCCACGCCTTCAGGGAACGGCACGGCCTGCCCATGACCTCCGACGGCGACCAGGCACTCCAGAGGTTCCGGGGGCATCTGGAGGACCCGAAGAACAGCCGGCGCGTCCTCGACGCGTACCCCGTGCTCCAAGAACGCCTCGAGACGGTCCTGCGCAACTCGCTCGACGCCTACGCCGATCTGTTCACCGCCTACGCCCAGGACCGCACGGCCCTGCACCGGGCCGGGCTGCTGCCCACCGACGACGATCCCGTCGTGTCGCTCTTCGCCACGGGCGCGGACCTGCACAACGACAACCGGCAGGTCGTGGGCGTGCGGCTGGGTGGCGGCATTAAGGTCGTCTTCAAGCCGCGGGCCCTGGTCTCGGACCGGTTCGTGTCCGACCTCTACACCGCGGCGGAGGGGCATCTGCGGTACTCGCTCCAGGAGTGCGTACCGGCGTCCGTCACGGTCGGCTCGCACGGATGGCAGCAGTTCGTCACGCCCCGGCCGATGACGGCCCCGGATCAGCCCGCCCGCTACTTCTACCGGATCGGCGCCCTGTGCGCGCTGTTCGGCTCGATCGGGGCGTCGGACCTCCACGAGGAGAACCTGCTGGCCGGCGGCGAACACCCGTGTGTGATCGACACGGAGACCATGATCCGGCCCAACCCGGGGGTGCGGAACGACTCGCTGCCCCATGTGCTGATCAACCAGCTGAAGCTGTCGGTCGCCTCGACGATGCTCGTCCCGATGGCCAATCCGAACTCGCCCATCGACCTGATCATGGCGGGCGTCGGCATCGACCGGGACCAGACGTCGAAGATGCGACGGCCGGTGGTCCGCGACGGGGAGTCGGACGGCATCTGCGTCCAGTGGGAGAACGTCACCTACCGGCACAAGAACAACGTGCCCCGGCTCGGCGACACGGCGCTGTCACCGATCGACCACTTCCAGGAGATCCTCGCCGGATACACCGACGCCCTCGGAGCGGTCCGGGGCGACGCCGTCTCCAAGGTGCTCGACAGCTACCCGGACATGCCCGTCCGCTGTCTGATCCGCTCCACGATGGTCTACACCCGGTTCCTGGACGCCGCCACGCACCCGGACTACCTGGGCCGGGCCACGGAGGCCGAGCGGATCTTCCGGCTCCTCGGGCACTACCCGGACTATCTCAGCCCCGAGGCCGCCGCGTATGTCGGTGCCGAGGAGCGGGCCTCGCTGAACACCGGCAACGTGCCCTACTTCATCGCCAGGGCCGGTTCCACCGAACTGGGCACACCCAGGTCCGGCTTCCCGGCCGTGCACACGGCGTCGCCCCTCGACTTCGCGCGCAGCGGCCTCGCGCTCAACGCCCGCCGGAGCGACCTCTTCCACCACTTCCTGATGGAGGAGTGCTTCGGCGAGGTGGCCGGCGACCGGCCGGGCGGGCTGTCCACGAGCAGTGTGTTCGCCCGGACTCTCGACGAGGCCCGTCCACGGGAGTGGTGGGCGGGCATCGCCCGCACCATCGCGTCCCTCGGCGTGTCCTACGACGGACCGGACGGGCCGGAGACCGGCTGGGTGTGCGGCATCGGCCCCGACCGGAGCGCACCCACCCTCACCCCCGGCAACTTCATCTCGTTCCACGACGTCGGCGGCATCGTCACGTTCCTGGAGAACGCGGCACGCCACGACCCCGGCGTCCGAGGCGCCCACCTCGGCGCGGACCGCGGCTTCGACACGCTCCTCGAGGCGTACGGCGACGTACTGCTCCAGGTGCCGGAAGGCGTCTTCACCGGGGCCGCGTCCCTGGTGCTCACCCGCCCGGACCGGGTGGACCGGACCTGGCTGGGCCGGGTGCTGGACAAGATCGACGAAGGGGCGGCGGCCGGCACGCTGGAGACCGACCTGGCCAACGGCCCCGCCGGTCTGCTGATGGTCCTGCTGTCCCGGCTCGAGGCGGGCGAGAGCCCCCTCGTCGGACAGGAACGGCTGACACGCCTGCACGACCTGGTCCTCGGCCACACCGGCGTATCCAGATCGGCGCACTGGTACGACGTGGCGCACGGCGACCTCGGAATGCGGTGGGCCGCCGCCCGTATCGGGCGGGTCCTCGGTGACGCGGGCCCGGCGAACGCGGCCGCGGACTGGCTGGCCGGCCGGCTGGCCGAGGACGACGAGCCGCCGGTGACGGGCTGGTGCAACGGCGCCGCAGGGCTGCTGCTGACGACGGCGGAGATCCTCGTCTCGGCCGGGCGGCAGGACCTGCTGACCGGCCGGCGGCTGGCGGACCTGACTGACAGGGCGACGCGGCTTCCCGCCGACCGGCCCGTGGATTTGTCGGTCTGCCACGGCAGCAGCGGTGTGATCCAGTCGCTGATCGCCGCGGGCCGCATCCTCGGGGAGGAGTCGCTGCTCGAACGGGCGGCCGACCACCAGGAACGCGTGATGACCGCGATCCGCAAGAACGGTTTCCACACCGGTTCCGTCGGCCGGACGTCGCTGCTGGGCTACATGTTCGGCTGGGCCGGCATCGGCGACACCGACATCATGCTGCACGCCGCCGCCACCGGCCACGGCGCCTTTCCCGTACCCGTCGCGCTCACCGGCCCCGTATCCGACTGA
- a CDS encoding LLM class flavin-dependent oxidoreductase gives MRYSILLPFGPTRPEQVVPFANLVKWTAAERLWQGQGMVLESHHLVSWLAGIGIRVPAGFGVSLMPFRSPYQAAVEARSVALATGHPVVAGFGPGSLSLQAGVMGRPYASQLRASREYVEIVRGLLAGNQVDVDGTHHTVSAKLIRSPAPPVSVGLGVLREKMAVLAGEVADVAITWMGSAQYVGDTLIPAVRSADRTLDDPARITAIVPVALSGPDRSVTDLAAAACGSHIQLPHYQDTLRKAGIAVSGEPSPEDAVKLVDGGVFLYGTEEEIHKRLDEYRAAGVDEVVLNATGVGLVHGPQAAARDLLKILNGVPS, from the coding sequence GTGCGGTACTCCATTCTGCTGCCCTTCGGCCCCACCCGGCCCGAGCAGGTGGTGCCGTTCGCGAACCTGGTGAAGTGGACCGCGGCCGAACGTCTGTGGCAGGGCCAGGGCATGGTCCTGGAGTCCCACCACCTGGTCAGCTGGCTCGCCGGCATCGGCATCAGGGTGCCCGCCGGATTCGGCGTCTCCCTGATGCCGTTCCGCTCCCCCTACCAGGCCGCCGTCGAGGCCCGCTCGGTGGCTCTGGCGACCGGGCATCCGGTCGTCGCCGGATTCGGCCCCGGATCGCTGTCCCTCCAGGCGGGCGTCATGGGCCGGCCGTACGCGAGCCAGCTGCGCGCGTCCCGGGAGTACGTGGAGATCGTGCGCGGTCTGCTGGCCGGGAACCAGGTCGACGTCGACGGGACGCACCACACGGTCTCCGCGAAGCTGATCCGGTCCCCCGCGCCGCCGGTGTCCGTGGGACTGGGCGTGCTGCGGGAGAAGATGGCGGTCCTGGCCGGAGAGGTCGCCGATGTGGCCATCACCTGGATGGGGTCGGCGCAGTACGTGGGCGACACCCTGATCCCGGCCGTCCGCAGCGCCGACCGCACGCTGGACGATCCGGCGAGGATCACGGCCATCGTGCCCGTCGCGCTGTCCGGACCGGACCGCAGTGTCACCGACCTGGCGGCCGCCGCCTGCGGTTCCCACATCCAGCTCCCGCACTACCAGGACACCCTGCGCAAGGCCGGAATCGCGGTGTCCGGCGAGCCGAGCCCCGAGGACGCCGTCAAGCTCGTCGACGGCGGCGTGTTCCTGTACGGGACCGAGGAGGAGATCCACAAGAGGCTGGACGAGTACCGGGCCGCCGGTGTCGACGAGGTGGTGCTGAACGCCACCGGTGTCGGGCTGGTGCACGGCCCTCAGGCCGCTGCCCGGGATCTGCTGAAGATCCTGAACGGAGTGCCCTCGTGA
- a CDS encoding ABC transporter permease: protein MADTSAAMTFEWTKIRTLRSTVWSLAAYLLLSVAVALLTGYFMRGAYGDMSAEAKAGFDPVSTGFSGLRLGLTALVVFGVLIVTSEFSTGTIRSSLAAVPRRGVFYGAKLLTGGATACAASVVVVGVSFFTTQMAMGGPQSVSLLDDGVLRGMAGAVLYTTLLCLFSMGLATVLRSSALTMSILLPLFFMISTILNNIPGVRKAAQFLPDVAGGIVLFREQPDNTVLTAWSGMAVLVAWTAVSVTAGYLAVRRRDV, encoded by the coding sequence ATGGCGGACACCAGTGCGGCCATGACCTTCGAGTGGACGAAGATCCGGACCCTGCGGTCCACCGTGTGGAGCCTCGCCGCCTATCTCCTGCTGAGCGTGGCCGTCGCCCTGCTCACGGGGTACTTCATGAGGGGCGCGTACGGGGACATGAGCGCGGAGGCCAAGGCGGGGTTCGATCCCGTCTCCACCGGCTTCAGCGGGCTCCGGCTCGGGCTGACCGCGCTCGTCGTGTTCGGCGTGCTCATCGTGACCAGCGAGTTCTCGACGGGGACGATCCGCAGCTCGCTCGCCGCCGTGCCGAGACGCGGTGTCTTCTACGGGGCGAAGCTGCTCACCGGTGGTGCGACCGCGTGTGCCGCCTCCGTCGTCGTCGTGGGCGTCAGCTTCTTCACCACTCAGATGGCGATGGGCGGTCCGCAGAGCGTCTCCCTCCTGGACGACGGGGTGCTGAGGGGGATGGCCGGAGCGGTGCTCTACACGACGCTGCTCTGTCTGTTCTCGATGGGGCTCGCGACCGTGCTGCGCAGCTCCGCGCTCACCATGAGCATCCTGCTGCCGCTCTTCTTCATGATCTCGACGATCCTCAACAACATTCCCGGCGTCCGGAAGGCTGCGCAGTTCCTGCCGGACGTGGCGGGCGGGATCGTCCTGTTCAGGGAGCAGCCGGACAACACCGTGCTCACCGCCTGGAGCGGCATGGCGGTGCTGGTGGCGTGGACCGCCGTCTCGGTGACCGCGGGGTATCTGGCGGTACGGCGCCGGGACGTGTGA